A genome region from Pseudomonadota bacterium includes the following:
- a CDS encoding phenylacetate--CoA ligase family protein, whose protein sequence is MAKDQSIYWNPIAETLPREKLQALQVKKFKRIFEWAYNNSPFYKKLYKEAGMEPGDIKTYEDIKKVPKTDKAVLRDVQDRPPFPYGDMLAVPLSQVTEFRQTSGTTGTPVYQADTWQDWDWWAECWAYILYAQGYRDTDRFFIPFGYNIFVAFWAAHYAGEKVGCEVVPGGVLDTEARIMKMQELKCTAFGATPTYVLGMADTARKIGIDPRTIGIKRITCAGEPGASIPTTKKRIEDAWGAKVYDHIGATEIGAWSYMCTTQKGLHVNEAMFLVEIEDVDTGEIIDTPMKNGKMVITAFDRMAKPCIRFDSKDVIRWADYDCECGRTFRMIDGGVVGRADDITKVKGVLLAPTAIEEVVRSFEELSDEYEVIVTKKGDIDDIMLKIELRPGQEKNQAEILNRLKDQLRVKTNLGYKIEIHPYESLPRYALKAKRFKDMRPH, encoded by the coding sequence ATGGCTAAGGATCAGAGCATTTATTGGAATCCCATTGCGGAAACTTTGCCGCGGGAAAAGCTTCAGGCATTACAGGTAAAAAAGTTTAAAAGAATTTTTGAATGGGCTTATAACAACTCACCGTTTTACAAAAAACTTTACAAAGAAGCCGGCATGGAACCAGGAGATATCAAAACCTATGAAGATATTAAAAAGGTCCCTAAAACCGACAAAGCAGTGCTGAGGGACGTACAGGACAGACCGCCCTTTCCATACGGTGATATGCTGGCAGTCCCGCTCAGTCAGGTTACTGAATTCAGGCAGACAAGCGGCACCACCGGCACACCCGTATATCAGGCAGACACTTGGCAGGACTGGGATTGGTGGGCAGAATGCTGGGCCTACATCCTTTATGCTCAGGGTTACAGGGATACGGACAGATTTTTTATTCCATTCGGGTACAATATATTTGTTGCTTTCTGGGCTGCTCACTACGCAGGAGAGAAAGTGGGCTGCGAGGTTGTACCTGGTGGTGTTCTGGACACAGAGGCAAGGATTATGAAGATGCAGGAGCTGAAATGCACTGCCTTTGGCGCTACCCCGACTTACGTCCTCGGCATGGCTGATACAGCAAGGAAGATCGGTATTGATCCGAGAACCATAGGCATCAAGAGAATAACATGCGCAGGCGAACCGGGTGCAAGTATACCTACCACAAAAAAGAGAATTGAAGATGCATGGGGAGCAAAGGTATATGACCACATCGGCGCTACCGAAATAGGCGCATGGAGTTACATGTGTACTACCCAGAAGGGTCTTCATGTAAATGAAGCTATGTTTCTTGTTGAGATAGAAGATGTAGATACCGGTGAAATCATCGATACACCAATGAAAAACGGGAAGATGGTTATTACCGCCTTTGACAGAATGGCTAAACCGTGTATCCGTTTCGATTCTAAAGACGTTATTCGCTGGGCAGACTACGATTGTGAATGTGGCCGTACCTTCAGGATGATTGACGGTGGAGTTGTTGGAAGAGCCGACGACATTACAAAGGTAAAGGGTGTGCTCCTTGCCCCCACAGCCATTGAAGAAGTTGTGAGAAGCTTTGAAGAATTGAGTGATGAATACGAAGTAATTGTCACCAAGAAAGGTGATATTGACGACATCATGCTCAAAATAGAGCTGCGGCCAGGTCAGGAGAAAAATCAGGCAGAGATCCTGAATCGCCTGAAAGACCAGCTTAGAGTCAAGACGAACCTCGGTTATAAAATTGAGATCCATCCTTATGAAAGTCTACCCAGGTATGCGTTGAAGGCAAAAAGATTCAAAGACATGAGACCACACTAA
- a CDS encoding LysR family transcriptional regulator — translation MNLNQLRVFYNVMKLGTYSKAAEELCVTEPAVFIQVRSLERYVGFTLINRFGKELMLTEIGQLLYDYAEKIFTLVDDLTVEVKELRELKKGSLRLGSTRAIAQYLMPIIISSFQDSHPHIAVHLVERGSQELVDDVMLHLLDLAIVAKVPYPEQMNVIPFSREDILLVASPQNKLLKKKKVSLQDLVGEPLIWTDARSAIKFSIWKEFEKRGLQPSVFIEAGNIEFIKQLVKKNKGFSFLSSISVRDEIERGELSTIPLKDGAFSIDIDVIHLKGKTLSPIAATFLSFLQEHRHSNRLWKLAEEITQSVSLP, via the coding sequence ATGAATCTTAACCAACTCCGTGTTTTTTATAACGTTATGAAACTGGGCACCTATTCGAAAGCGGCTGAAGAGCTTTGTGTGACTGAACCGGCTGTTTTTATTCAGGTTCGTTCGCTTGAGCGTTATGTCGGGTTTACACTTATTAACCGGTTCGGAAAAGAACTAATGCTTACAGAGATTGGCCAACTCCTTTATGATTATGCTGAAAAGATATTTACCCTCGTTGATGATTTAACCGTAGAAGTCAAGGAACTCCGGGAACTCAAGAAGGGTTCATTACGTCTTGGTTCAACAAGAGCTATAGCACAATACCTCATGCCGATTATCATATCCTCATTTCAGGACAGTCACCCTCATATAGCCGTGCATCTTGTTGAAAGAGGTTCGCAGGAATTGGTCGATGATGTCATGCTACACTTGTTAGATCTGGCAATAGTAGCAAAAGTTCCTTATCCTGAACAAATGAATGTAATACCTTTCAGCAGGGAAGACATACTTCTTGTTGCTTCTCCACAAAATAAGCTTTTGAAGAAGAAAAAGGTTTCTCTCCAGGATCTTGTTGGAGAGCCTCTAATTTGGACTGATGCCAGATCAGCTATTAAGTTTTCTATTTGGAAAGAATTTGAGAAAAGAGGTCTTCAACCATCTGTATTTATTGAGGCTGGAAATATTGAGTTTATCAAACAACTGGTAAAAAAGAATAAAGGTTTTTCATTTCTGTCAAGCATAAGTGTAAGAGATGAAATAGAAAGAGGAGAGTTGTCTACAATTCCTCTTAAGGACGGTGCGTTCTCAATAGACATTGATGTTATTCACCTCAAGGGAAAAACTCTTTCCCCCATAGCTGCAACTTTTTTGAGTTTTCTTCAGGAACACAGGCATTCTAACAGATTGTGGAAACTTGCAGAAGAGATAACTCAAAGTGTCTCCTTGCCATAA
- a CDS encoding HU family DNA-binding protein has protein sequence MQSYHKNHRKKRRGSMTKAEIIGKMAANAKVTKTAAGKALDAFIDSIKASLKKEERVTLVGFGTFSVSKRQARKGRNPRTGKEIKIPARKVPKFTAGKAFKEAV, from the coding sequence ATCCAAAGCTACCATAAAAATCACAGAAAAAAAAGGAGGGGTAGTATGACAAAGGCAGAGATAATAGGTAAAATGGCAGCAAACGCAAAAGTAACAAAAACGGCAGCCGGTAAAGCATTAGATGCTTTTATCGACAGCATTAAGGCATCTTTGAAAAAAGAAGAAAGGGTTACGCTTGTAGGTTTTGGCACATTCTCGGTTTCTAAGAGGCAGGCAAGAAAGGGGAGAAACCCTAGGACAGGTAAAGAAATAAAAATACCTGCCAGAAAAGTACCAAAATTCACGGCAGGCAAGGCATTCAAGGAAGCAGTTTGA
- the hemC gene encoding hydroxymethylbilane synthase, with protein MKTKWIVGTRGSKLALKQTELTIEVLKHIYPDFNFPVKIIKTTGDTNWDAPLNLIGGKGIFVKEIEEALLRKEIDIAVHSMKDLPTELGKTLTVGAILKREDPRDAFISLKHKNIKSIGNKAKIGTSSIRRKSQILNFNRNIDVVNLRGNIDTRIRKMTEQGLDGIILAYAGIKRMGFEQYIKEILPFEIMVPPAGQGAIGIEIRNESEALNMLKPINHENSFLEIAIERKLLSAIGGGCQTPLGINARINNKKIDLYVVLCKDNGEILIKDKFEGFVDQPDKLVAEVLNIMPEI; from the coding sequence ATGAAAACAAAATGGATAGTGGGCACGAGAGGGAGTAAACTTGCGTTAAAGCAAACAGAATTAACAATAGAAGTTCTGAAGCATATATATCCGGATTTTAATTTTCCTGTCAAAATTATTAAAACAACCGGCGACACTAACTGGGATGCCCCGTTGAACCTTATCGGCGGCAAAGGCATCTTCGTTAAAGAAATCGAAGAAGCTTTATTAAGAAAAGAGATAGATATTGCCGTTCATAGTATGAAAGATCTTCCGACCGAGCTTGGTAAAACATTAACTGTCGGCGCAATTCTCAAAAGAGAAGATCCCAGGGATGCATTCATCTCTCTGAAACATAAGAATATAAAAAGCATTGGAAATAAAGCAAAAATAGGTACAAGCAGCATCAGAAGAAAATCACAGATTCTTAACTTCAACCGGAATATTGATGTTGTGAATCTCAGGGGAAATATTGATACAAGGATAAGGAAAATGACGGAACAAGGTTTAGACGGCATCATACTTGCGTATGCAGGGATAAAAAGAATGGGTTTTGAACAATACATAAAGGAGATACTCCCCTTTGAAATAATGGTGCCGCCGGCCGGCCAGGGCGCAATAGGAATTGAAATAAGAAATGAGAGTGAAGCATTGAATATGTTAAAACCCATAAACCATGAGAACAGTTTTCTGGAGATTGCCATAGAGAGAAAACTTCTGTCAGCCATAGGAGGAGGATGTCAGACACCTTTAGGCATTAACGCAAGAATTAATAACAAAAAAATAGATTTGTATGTTGTATTATGCAAAGACAATGGAGAGATTTTGATAAAAGATAAATTTGAAGGCTTTGTCGATCAACCCGACAAACTGGTTGCTGAAGTCTTAAATATAATGCCTGAAATATAA
- the hemA gene encoding glutamyl-tRNA reductase produces MHIVVFGLNHNTAPIDIREKLYIPEESIPDTLSRIKTAGIHEAVIVSTCNRTEIYFCTNDQEESLNIIHDTLFIDFSIKQDWISNYTYCFEDEDAYRHLFLVASGLDSMVIGEPQILGQIKDAYRTATLQNATGFFLDKTFHKTFNVAKRIRTETRIGYNPISISSMAIELSKNIFGELHKKKILVIGVGEMCEIALKYFRKEGLNEIFIANRTFQHAQNLSEEIIGTPCLFQEIPELLTKVDMVLSSTGSEKPIIDKTLVHTVMKKRKNKPLFFIDIALPRDVDPEVNDFENVYLYDIDDLKELSQKHISDRVKESEKAMAIIDEEKSNFTAWLNRLDVNPLITHIIGIVDETREKELRKITQKLKNADEETLKLIDILTKNIVNKLIHPHISMIKKNEDPVVIDIIKKIFSFEVEDENKMDSGHERE; encoded by the coding sequence ATGCACATTGTAGTGTTCGGACTCAATCACAATACCGCCCCTATTGATATAAGAGAGAAACTATATATTCCCGAGGAGAGCATACCCGACACTTTATCAAGAATAAAAACAGCAGGTATTCATGAAGCAGTTATCGTCTCTACCTGCAACAGAACCGAAATATATTTTTGTACGAATGATCAGGAAGAATCCCTCAATATAATTCACGATACACTTTTCATTGATTTTAGTATAAAACAGGACTGGATAAGCAATTACACCTATTGTTTCGAGGACGAAGATGCCTACAGGCATCTGTTTCTCGTAGCCTCAGGGCTTGATTCAATGGTTATAGGGGAACCGCAGATACTTGGCCAGATCAAGGATGCATACAGAACAGCCACCCTTCAGAACGCCACAGGTTTTTTTCTCGATAAAACCTTTCATAAAACATTTAATGTTGCAAAAAGGATAAGGACTGAGACCAGGATAGGATATAACCCAATATCAATCAGTTCCATGGCGATAGAACTGTCAAAAAATATTTTTGGTGAATTGCATAAAAAAAAGATCCTCGTAATCGGCGTCGGCGAGATGTGTGAAATTGCATTAAAATATTTTAGAAAAGAAGGGCTTAATGAAATCTTTATTGCAAACAGAACATTTCAGCATGCACAAAATCTTTCAGAAGAAATTATCGGCACCCCTTGTCTTTTTCAGGAAATACCGGAATTGTTGACAAAAGTCGACATGGTACTTTCGTCTACAGGTTCGGAGAAACCGATAATTGACAAAACACTAGTCCATACAGTAATGAAAAAAAGGAAAAACAAACCCCTGTTTTTTATAGATATCGCCTTGCCAAGGGATGTGGACCCGGAAGTAAATGATTTTGAAAATGTATATCTCTATGATATTGATGACCTTAAAGAGCTTTCACAAAAGCATATTTCAGACAGGGTTAAAGAATCAGAGAAAGCTATGGCTATTATTGACGAGGAAAAATCAAATTTTACAGCATGGCTTAACAGGCTCGATGTGAACCCTCTTATAACACACATTATTGGAATAGTTGATGAAACAAGAGAAAAAGAACTGAGAAAAATTACACAGAAGTTGAAAAATGCTGACGAAGAGACCTTGAAACTTATCGATATTTTAACTAAAAATATCGTTAACAAGTTAATTCATCCACATATTTCAATGATAAAAAAGAATGAAGACCCGGTTGTCATTGATATAATTAAGAAAATATTCAGTTTTGAGGTAGAGGATGAAAACAAAATGGATAGTGGGCACGAGAGGGAGTAA
- the ccsB gene encoding c-type cytochrome biogenesis protein CcsB yields the protein MNIYLSYIALSFYVISTISCLFYLTVSKKIIERLGHYFFIIGLSIHFFATLVRYLKAGYTPITNAYEALSFFSLCIACFFLYIKKMYKMEMLGSIFLPVLTIIFIFAFAFPTEIKPLPPALNSYWLPVHTIFSFIGSAVFLISFFVSVVYLIVEKNIKKKRFSPMTTRFPSLETLDLINYRCISYGFTFLTIGIITGSIWASTIWGSYWNWDPKETWSLITWIVYAILIHNRLTIGWRGRKTAYMMIIGFFSILITFFGVSFFLGGQHSFI from the coding sequence ATGAATATATACCTATCTTATATTGCCCTTTCTTTCTATGTGATCTCAACAATATCATGTCTTTTTTACTTAACTGTCAGCAAAAAGATAATTGAGAGGCTGGGACATTATTTTTTTATAATAGGTTTGTCGATCCATTTTTTCGCAACACTTGTCAGGTACTTGAAGGCAGGCTATACACCAATAACAAATGCATATGAAGCTCTCTCCTTTTTTTCTCTATGCATCGCCTGTTTTTTTCTGTATATCAAAAAAATGTATAAAATGGAAATGCTCGGTAGTATTTTTCTGCCTGTTTTGACGATAATTTTTATTTTTGCTTTCGCTTTTCCCACAGAGATCAAGCCTCTGCCACCTGCACTTAACAGCTACTGGCTGCCTGTTCATACTATTTTTTCATTTATCGGCAGTGCGGTTTTTTTAATCAGCTTTTTCGTTTCAGTAGTCTACTTGATTGTTGAAAAAAATATCAAAAAGAAAAGGTTTTCACCCATGACTACGAGATTCCCTTCCCTTGAAACACTCGATTTAATTAACTACCGATGTATTTCTTACGGCTTTACTTTTCTTACTATAGGCATTATAACCGGCTCCATATGGGCAAGCACAATCTGGGGTTCATACTGGAACTGGGATCCTAAAGAAACATGGTCTCTTATTACATGGATTGTATATGCCATTCTCATTCACAACAGACTTACCATTGGCTGGAGGGGCAGAAAAACCGCATATATGATGATTATAGGTTTTTTTTCAATACTTATAACTTTTTTTGGCGTTAGTTTCTTTTTAGGAGGACAGCATTCGTTCATTTAG
- a CDS encoding bifunctional precorrin-2 dehydrogenase/sirohydrochlorin ferrochelatase, giving the protein MNSKSSRFYTKQLHYPLFLDISGKSCIVTGGGKIAERKVVMLLKFNADVKVISPKITATLSKLSESGKIEVIEREYKDGDLDRASLVFAATNKKEINERIKKEAAVRGIPVNVVDDPVLCDFIVPSIVRKGPIVIAVSTSGVLPSLSKKLKKEISGYITEDYIKYARIIGKFRKLLIEIVRDKKKRAEIMAEINKSDMKELIKMNMNEIKTRFLKESR; this is encoded by the coding sequence ATGAATTCAAAAAGTTCCAGATTTTATACTAAACAGTTGCATTATCCTCTTTTTCTGGACATTTCAGGCAAATCCTGTATTGTTACAGGAGGCGGAAAGATAGCCGAAAGAAAGGTTGTAATGCTTCTTAAATTTAATGCTGATGTAAAAGTAATCAGTCCAAAAATTACTGCGACCTTATCAAAGCTATCAGAATCTGGTAAAATTGAGGTTATTGAACGTGAATATAAAGACGGTGATTTAGACAGGGCATCATTGGTATTCGCAGCCACAAACAAAAAAGAAATTAATGAAAGAATCAAGAAAGAAGCTGCAGTAAGAGGTATCCCGGTTAATGTTGTTGACGATCCGGTTCTTTGTGATTTTATTGTCCCATCTATTGTAAGAAAAGGCCCTATTGTTATTGCCGTTTCTACTTCCGGAGTTCTGCCTTCGCTGTCAAAAAAGCTGAAAAAAGAGATAAGCGGATATATTACAGAAGATTATATAAAATATGCTCGTATTATCGGGAAATTCAGAAAACTTTTAATTGAAATAGTAAGAGATAAAAAAAAGAGGGCGGAGATAATGGCAGAAATAAATAAATCAGACATGAAAGAACTGATAAAAATGAATATGAACGAGATAAAAACAAGATTCCTGAAAGAAAGCAGATGA
- a CDS encoding acylphosphatase produces MKRNHIYVRGIVQGVYFRHNTMIQAEKLGLKGWVRNLNDGRVEIVCEGDDEPVDEFIAWCSKGPRGAYVENLDIRHEEFKNEFKKFQILY; encoded by the coding sequence ATGAAAAGAAACCATATATATGTCAGGGGTATAGTACAGGGTGTATATTTCAGACACAACACAATGATACAAGCCGAGAAGCTCGGATTAAAAGGATGGGTAAGAAATTTAAATGATGGCAGGGTTGAAATTGTTTGCGAAGGAGATGATGAGCCCGTCGACGAATTTATTGCATGGTGCAGCAAAGGCCCAAGAGGCGCTTATGTTGAAAACTTAGATATTAGACATGAAGAATTCAAAAATGAATTCAAAAAGTTCCAGATTTTATACTAA